One genomic window of Eptesicus fuscus isolate TK198812 chromosome 6, DD_ASM_mEF_20220401, whole genome shotgun sequence includes the following:
- the LOC103301149 gene encoding zinc finger protein 14-like, producing MDSVAFEDVNVEFTMEEWAFLDPTQKKLYTDVMLETFWNLASVEEKCEGHDSEDQYENHGMNLSSNIVARLSTKKDDGQCKENFRQIPNHNEKKETPTEIKQPNSRLCRQIFMRYLSLNNHLSSHIGPNLYLCQDYEENTYKCKEPGKAFKHHQHIQSHEGSPSGKAFHYSTSLGNHERTHVAEKLYECEQCGKGFRRLTYFKLHKNTHSGEKLYQSKQRGKAFSSPNSLGKHKRSHAGKKPHECKECGKTFRRRYALIIHQRMHTGEKPYECKLCGKVFSYSTSLQNHKRTHTGEKPYGCKKCGKAFSCPKSYREHQRTQCGEKPYECKHCGKAFIFSSSLRNHERMHTEEKPYKCKQCGKIFSLYSSLGYHKRIHDGKKPHECKECGKTFHHPCSLRNHERTHTGEQPYECKHCGKAFYFLSALQHHERIHTGDKPYKCKVCGKGFSYSTSLQYHERMHTGEKPYQCKECGKAFISPSSLGKHKRSHDGKKPHECKECGKTFYDRYFLRFHESIHTGEKRYECKHCGKAFSYPSSLRSHKRTHNREKTYECKQCGKAFFALSALQRHERIHTGEKPNKCKHCGKTFKYSRYLRNHERTHTGEKSYECKQCGKFFSHPSSLVTHERNHDGKKPHECKECGKTFLYPSFLRIHERMHTGEKPYKCNHCGKAFSYPTSLQCHERTHNKEKPYECEQCGKAFSCLSSLAKHKRSHDGKNPYECKEYGKTFHDLYHLQLHDSIHTGENLKQCSKAFIHPSFLEIHLNAHCGEKS from the exons ATG GACTCAGTGGCCTTTGAGGATGTTAATGTGGAGTTCACCATGGAGGAGTGGGCTTTCCTAGATCCCACCCAGAAGAAACTCTACACAGATGTGATGCTGGAAACCTTCTGGAACCTGGCATCAGTAG aagaaaaatgtgaAGGCCATGACAGTGAAGATCAGTATGAAAATCATGGGATGAATCTTAG CAGTAATATAGTAGCAAGACTCTCTACAAAGAAGGATGATGGCCAATGCAAAGAAAACTTCAGGCAGATTCCAAATCataatgaaaagaaggaaactcCTACTGAAATAAAACAACCTAATTCCAGGTTGTGTAGGCAAATCTTCATGCGTTATTTGTCCTTGAATAACCACCTGAGCTCTCACATTGGACCCAACCTATACCTGTGTCAGGACTATGAAGAAAACACTTATAAATGTAAGGAACCTGGGAAAGCTTTTAAGCATCACCAACATATTCAAAGCCATGAAGGCAGCCCCAGTGGGAAAGCTTTTCACTATTCAACTTCCCTTGGAAATCATGAAAGAACACATGTTGCTGAAAAACTGTATGAGTGTGAGCAATGTGGAAAAGGCTTTAGACGTCTCACTTACTTTAAACTTCACAAAAACACTCATAGTGGAGAGAAACTATATCAAAGTAAACAACGTGGCAAAGCTTTCAGTTCTCCCAA CTCTcttggaaaacataaaagaagtCATGCTGGAAAGAAGCctcatgaatgtaaggaatgtggcaAAACATTCCGTCGTCGCTATGCCCTTATAATTCATCAAAGAATGcatactggggaaaaaccctatgaatgtaagcttTGTGGTAAAGTTTTCTCTTATTCAACTTCCCTCCAAAATCATAAAAGAACTCATACTGGGGAAAAGCCCTATGGTTGTAAGaaatgtggaaaagccttcagtTGTCCAAAGTCTTATCGAGAGCATCAACGGACACAATGTGGAGAaaagccctatgaatgtaagcactgtgggaaagctttcatattttcctcttctcttcgAAATCATGAAAGAATGCATACTGAGgagaaaccctataaatgtaagcaatgtgggaaaaTCTTCAGTTTGTACAGCTCTCTTGGATATCATAAAAGAATTCATGATGGAAAGAAGCctcatgaatgtaaggaatgtggtaaaactTTCCATCATCCCTGTTCCCTTAGAAATCATGAAAGAACTCATACTGGCGAAcaaccctatgaatgtaaacaTTGTGGCAAAGCTTTCTATTTTCTGTCTGCCCTCCAAC ATCATGAAAGAATTCATACTGGGGATAAACCCTATAAATGTAAGGTTTGTGGTAAAGGTTTCTCTTATTCAACTTCCCTTCAATATCACGAAAGAATGCACACTGGGGAAAAACCCTATCAgtgtaaggaatgtggtaaagCTTTCATTTCTCCCAGCTCTcttggaaaacataaaagaagtCATGATGGAAAGAAGCctcatgaatgtaaggaatgtggtaaaacaTTCTATGATCGATATTTCCTCCGATTTCATGAAAGTATTCATACTGGGGAAAAACGTTATGAATGTAAGCATTGTGGTAAAGCTTTCTCTTATCCATCTTCCCTCCGAAGTCATAAAAGGACTCATAATAGGGAAAAAACCTATGAATGTAaacaatgtgggaaagctttcttTGCTCTAAGTGCCCTCCAACGTCATGaaagaattcatactggagaaaaaccCAATAAATGTAAGCATTGTGGCAAAA ctttcaaaTATTCCAGATATCTTCGAAACCATGAAAGAACACATACTGGGGAGAAAtcctatgaatgtaagcaatgtgggaaatTTTTCAGTCATCCAAGTTCTCTTGTAACACATGAAAGAAATCATGACGGAAAGAAGCctcatgaatgtaaggaatgtggtaaaactTTTCTTTATCCCTCTTTCCTTAGAATTCATGAAAGAATGcatactggggaaaaaccctatAAATGTAACCATTGTGGTAAAGCTTTCTCTTATCCAACTTCCCTCCAATGTCATGAAAGAACTCATAATAAggaaaaaccctatgaatgtgagcaatgtgggaaagccttcagttgTCTCAGCTCTCTTGCTAAACATAAAAGAAGTCATGATGGAAAGAACCCTTATGAATGTAAGGAATATGGTAAAACATTCCATGATTTATATCACCTCCAACTTCATGACAGTATTCATACTGGTGAAAACCTTAAGCAATGTAGTAAAGCATTTATTCACCCCAGTTTCCTTGAAATTCACCTAAATGCTCATTGTGGAGAGAAATcataa